Sequence from the Actinomyces slackii genome:
CCGCATCGCTCCCGGCGGCTCCGGCCTTGATGAGGGCCTGGGTCAGCGCCGGGATGTCAATGCCCTCGCCCTTGGCGGGCGCGACGTACTGCGGCGTGGCTCCTGCCGCCCCGCCCTGAGAGCCGTCGATGGTCCACGAGGCGTTGACCGCCGGGCTCTCCACCGGCCCGATCGCCTCGACCACTGACTGGCGCAGCGACTCGGGGTCGAGGACCAGGGAGAGCTTGCCCCCGGAGGTGTCGATCGTGGTCATGGAGGCCAGCGTCTCGGGGCTCAGCGTGGCGGTGGTGGAGGTGGCCTTGCCCTCGACGGCGGTGCCCGCCGCGGTGACCGTCAGGTCGCCTGAGAGCATGGGGCGCAGGGTGGTCTCGACGAAGGTCGAGGCCTCCTCATCCGTGATCGCGGGGGTGGCCGTGCCCTCGACCAGGGGGATGGTGCTCTGGCCCAGGGGCCAGTCCTTCCTGAGCTGCTCGACTGAGGCCTTGACGTCCAGACCGACGCCCTGGCTGGCGGGGGTGGTGACGATCTCGGTGCCGTCCAGGGCGACGGTGGCCGAGACCGTCCCATTGGCCATGGAGTCGATCCTGTCCTCCAGGGCTCCGTTGAGCGTGTCGGCGTTCACGCTCAGGACGGCCTGGCTCTGGGCCCCGCCCAGCCTCTGGGCGATGGTGATGGGGTTGAGGGTAAAGCCGGAGACCTCGCGCATGGTGGCCTTGACGTCCAGTGCCACCCCGGCCTCGCCGGGGACCAGCTCGGAGCTGCCCTGCCCCACGGTCAGGGTGACCGGCTGGGCCAGCTGTGCCCCCAGCTTCTCGGTGAGGCGGGCCTGGGCGGCGTCGGGCCGCAGCCCGGAGATGTCGACGCCCGAGACGGTGGTGCCCTGGGCGATATGGGTGGAGGTCCACCAGGCCAGTCCGCCCCAGACGGCCAGCAGGAGACCGGCCGCCACGGCCAGGGGCAGGAGACGACGACGCGAGCCGGAGGTCGGAGCATGCGCCGCCGAGGCGGTCTGCCCCGCTGACCCTGCGTCCTTCGTCTGCGCGGAGTCGCCCGTGGTCGGGCCGGCCGTGGCCGAGCCGGCCGCCGCCGCGCCCGAGCCTGGCCCTGCCTTGGCTGGCGCCGTCTTGGCGGGGCTGGTCTTGGCTGGCGCCGTCTTGGCGGGACTGATCCTGGCGGGGGTGGTCTTGGGGGCGGCGGCCGGGGCCCGAGGGGGCAGCGGTGAGTGCACCGCGGCGGCGGATGCTGCACCGCCAGTACCACCAGCACCACCGGCACTGGCCGCGGATGCCGCCGCGCGGAGACTCGGGGGCGCGGTTGGGGCGGAATCAGTGGGCTCGGCGGGGTCGGCCGACGCCGCCGAGGCGGACGAGCCCGAGGAGGCGGCCGGAGCCGCGGGCTCGATGACGGGGATCGCTCCGGGGGCGCCGGCTCCACGGCCCGCCTGCGCGGCCGGGGACAGCGGAGGGACCAGGTCGGCTCGCCGTCCGGCCGTGCCACCGCTGGGCCTGCGGGAGGCCTGCGCCCGGGCGCCCGGAGAGATGGAGGGCGGCAGGGACTCAGGGTCGCGGATCACGGAGGATCGCGGGTCGGTGGGGGCATCCAGCGCCGTGGAGTGGGCGGAGGCATGGCCGGTCGCCGGGGTGCGAGCCGACGGCGGCGTGCTGGGAGGGATGGTGGGAGGGATGGCAGGAGACACAGGAGACATGGGCGGCTTCATGGGAGAGATCGGGGATGAGGGAGCGTCACGATCCGGGGACTGCCCGCCGGTGGCCTCGGCGGTGTCGGGCGCGACAGAGTCAGGGGCGACAGAGTCGGGCCCAGCGGAATCAGGCCCGGCGGGGACCGGCGCCGCGTCGGGGGCGGCGGCGTCGGGCGTGGGGGCGGGCCCTAAGGGGAGTTCGGAGGCGGGCTCGGCGGCGCTCGCGCCTGTGGAGTCGGGCGACGCGTCCTGCTCCGGCTCGGCGGCCGCAGGGAGCGCTGCGGGCGAGGCGCCGGCAGCGCCTGGCTCGCCCGCCGGCTCCTCGGCTGTGGGCTCCTCGGCCGGGGGCTCCTCAACAGCCGGGGCCTCGTCCGTGGGCAGTGTGGCCTCTACGGCCGGGGCCTGGCCAGTAGCGGTCGGCTCTGGCTCCTGGGATGCCGCCTGCGCGGATACAGGCTCGGCCGGCTCCTCGGCGACTAGCCCGTCAGAGTCCTGCTCGTCAGCGCTTACCTGGTCGGCGCCCACCTCGTCAGCCGCGCCCTCCGCCTCAGGCTGCTCGGTCCGCTCAGCCTCCCCGGACAACTCAGCCCCCGCGACCTCTGCGGCCTGCTCGGCCTCCGGGGCCCGCTCGGCCTCCGCGGTCTGCTCGGCCGCTGTGGCCTGCTCGGCCTCCGCGACCTGCTCAGCCTCCGCGGTCTGCTCGGCTTCCACTGCCCGCTCAGCCTCGTCAATACCCGGGTCCGCGCCCAGGGCATCGGCCAGGACATCCGCCAGGGACTCGCTCAGGTCCTCCTGCTGCGCCTGCCGGGACTGGGCGTCCTCCTGCGCGGCAGGAGCCTGGGTCCGATCCCCCTGCTCGCCGTCCGCCTGCTGCGCGTCGGCCTCCGCCTGGGCCTCGGCCCGGCGCTCAGCGTCCTGCTCGGCGTCGTCGGCCTGCGGGCCGGCCTGAGGCTCGGCAGGGAGGGGCCACACGATGCGGGGCAGCATCCCGGTGGTACCAGGGCCCATGCGCCCCGGGGCAGGCTGGATTCCCCGGCCATTCATGCCCGGGCTGAGCTCGTGGTCCGGTCGCTCACCCAGCGGCGGAGTCTGACTCATCGGCCTACTTCCTCTCAGGCCTCGGCACGACGGCGTCTGGCATTCTCACGGAATCGCTCCTGGGAGTTCAGGATGACCTTGCGAATGCGCACAGCCTCGGGGGTGACCTCAACGCACTCATCCTCGGCGGCGAACTCCAGGGCCTCCTCCAGGGTAAGGCGACGCGGCGGCGTGAGGCCCTCAAACGAATCTGCCGTGGCGGAACGCATATTCGTCTGCTGCTTCTCGCGCACCACATTGACATCCATGTCCTCGCCGCGGGGGTTCTCCCCCACCACCTGGCCCTCGTAGGTCTCCTGGGTGGGCTCGACGAAGAAGGTGCCCCGGTCGGCCAGGCGGATCAGGGCGTAGGCGGTGACTGCCCCGGCGCGGTCGGAGACCAGGGAGCCGGTGGTGCGCGAGGCAATGGGCCCGGCCCAGGGCTCGTGGCCCTCAGCGATGGATGAGGCGATGCCGGTGCCCCGGGTCTCGGTGAGGAACTGGGTGCGCAGGCCGATCAGACCGCGGGCCGGCACCAGGAACTCCATGCGGATCCAGCCCGTGCCGTGGTTGGTCATGGTCTCCATGCGCCCCTTGCGGGCGGCCATGAGCTGGGTGACGGCGCCCAGGTACTCCTCGGGCACGTCAATGGTCATGCGCTCAACGGGCTCGTAGCGCTTGCCATCGACCATGCGGACGACCACCTGGGGCTTGCCGACGGTCAACTCGAAGCCCTCGCGGCGCATCTGCTCGACCAGGATGGCCAGCGCCAGCTCGCCGCGCCCCTGGACCTCCCAGGCATCTGGCCTGGAGGTGGGCAGCACGCGCAGCGACACATTGCCGATGAGCTCGCGGTCCAGACGGTCCTTGACCTGGCGGGCGGTGACCTTGGCGCCCTTGGTGCGCCCGGCCATCGGGGAGGTGTTGATGCCGATGGTCACCGAGATGGCCGGATCATCCACCGTGATGAGGGGCAGGGGGCGGGGGTCCTCGGGGTCCACCAGGGACTCCCCGATGGTGATCTCCTCGATGCCGGCCACCGCCACGATGTCACCGGCATGGGCCTCCTCGGCCGGCCTGCGGTCCAGGCCCTCGGTGACCAGCAGCTCGGAGATGCGGGCGGAGGTCACGGTGCCGTCATGACGCGCCCAGGCCACGGCCTGCCCCTTGCGCAGGGTTCCGTTGTGGATGCGCAGCAGGGCCAGCCGCCCCAGGAAGGGCGAGGCGTCCAGGTTGGTGACATGCGCCTGGAGCGGGGCCCCCTCCTCATAGGTGGGGCCGGGGATGCGCTCGATGATGGTGCGGAACAGGGGCTCCAGGTCCGTGCTGGCGGGCAGCTCGCCCTGGGCGGGCGCCTGGGTGTCGGCGCGACGGGCCTTGGCCGAGGCGTAGATGACCGGGACGTCCAGGACGGCGTCGAGGTCGATATCCGGGTTCTCATCGGCCAGGTCCGAGGCCAGGGAGAGCAGCAGGTCGGTGGACTCCGAGACCACCTCGGCCAGGCGCGAGTCGGGTCGATCAACCTTGTTGACCACGAGGATGACCGGCAGGCTCGCCGCCAGCGCCTTGCGCAGCACGAAGCGGGTCTGGGGCAGGGGCCCCTCGGAGGCGTCCACGAGCAGGACGACGCCGTCGACCATGGACAGGCCCCGCTCGACCTCCCCGCCGAAGTCAGCGTGCCCGGGGGTGTCGATGACGTTGATGGTCACGCCATCGGCCAGGCCCGCCTGCCTGGCCGCGGGCCCGGCGTAGTGGACCGCCGTGTTCTTGGCCAGGATCGTGATGCCCTTCTCGCGCTCGAGCTCGCCGGAGTCCATGACGCGCTCGCCGGTGGTCTCCTGGGTGGCGCGAGCGCCGAATGCGCCGGCCTCCCAGAGCATGGCATCGACCAGAGTGGTCTTGCCATGGTCGACATGGGCGACGATGGCGACATTGCGCAGGTCCTGGCGCACGCTCATACAGGGCACTTCTTCCGTGAGGAGGGCCCTGCGCCCGGGCATGAGGGACAGTGCCGGGCGGAGCAGGGCGGCAAACAGCGCCAGGCTAGGCGACGGCGACCCCGACCTGCCATGCCTGGGATTACTTCTGGTCTGTGCGCCCGCTCACGGCGGCCGATCCCCGCATGTACCCGATGTCCTCCACATGGGGGCTGAGCATGCCGAAGGAGCCGTAGTTGACCAGCCCGTCGGGCACCGCGGTCATCTCGGGAATGACGTAGAGGGGGATATCCGCGCTCAGGTCCCAGATCTTCCGGTCGATCTCATTGGCCAGCTCGAAGCGGGTGTCATCATGGCCCTCGACCTCCATGAGCCGCACCAGCTCCTCGACCTCAGGGGAGGTCAGTCCCGTCCCGGCGCCCGTTGAGCCCTGGCCGTACAGGCTCGCGACCCGCTCCAGCGGGTGGCGCCCCGTGGTCTGGGGCAGGACGGCGGTCTCGAAGCTCCCGGCCTGGGTGCGCACCCGGAAGGTCGCCTCGTCGACCGTCTCGATGATGATCTCGATGCCGATGGCCCGCAGGCACTCGCGCACCGCTCGGGCCTCGCCCTGCGCCGCATTGTCCGGTGTGGAGAGCAGGCCCACCGAGAGGCGCTGACCGTCCTTGGAGCGGATCTCCCCCTTCCCCGAGACGATCCAGCCCTGGGTCTCCAGCGCCTCCATCGCCTCGGCCGGGTTGAGCCCCATGCGACCGGTGTTGTCCTGGTAGCGGAAGTCCGACGGCGAGAAGATGTGGTTGCCGGTCATCAGGGCCTCGGTCTGCACCGGCATGCCCGTCAGGGCCCTGGCGGCGATGGCGGAGCGGTCCAGGCCCTTGGTCAGAGCCTTGCGCAGCTCGAGATCGGTCAGCAGCCCCGCCTTGCCGTTGATGACCAGGCGCCGCCAGGACAGCCCCATGGCCTGGCGCACGGTGGCCCCCGCCCGGCCACGGCAGTCGTCGTAGATCCCCGGATCGGTGATGTTGTGCAGGACGTCGATGCGCTCCTGGGCGTAGTCCTGGCCCGCTGCGGAGGCCTCCACCGCGCTGAGCACAACGCGGGTCAGCAGCGCGGGATCGCCCCACCACCGGGGGTTGGCCTCCAGGGTCAGCGCCTGGTGCTGGGCATCGGCGCTCCCGACGCGGAAGGGGCCGGTCGCGTGATCGGCCAGGGCGACGTCGGTCCACGAGGAGAAGGCCTCCATGTCGGCGCTCAGCGCCGCCGGCACGATGGTGGCCAGGGTGGCGGGCCAGTGCGGGTAGATCGTGGAGAAGGTGACCACGACCTCGAACTGGTCCTTGCCGGCCTCGATGGACTCGATCCGATCCCATCCCTGGGGCAGGGCCAGCCTCTCGTCGCCCACCGACGCCGTGGCCAGGGCCAGCAGGGCCCGGTAGTCCGCCGCGGAGATGGGCTCGCCGGAGTTCCACACGGCCTCGGGGTTCAGGCTCAGCACCACCCTGGTCCGCCCACTGACCTGCACCGTGGTGACATCCAGGCAGTACTCCGTGCGGGGGGTGAATGACCCGTCGCCGCCGTAGTCCCAGTTGCTCACCCCGGTGAAGGTCTGCAGCAGCGCGTTGGCGGGCACCGCCCCCTGCTGATGCATGGGGTTGAGGTTGCCGAGCCACTGCGGCAGGGCGATGATCACCTGCCCGCCCCGCTGCAGGGAGGTCCGGCGCGTGGGCACGGTGTTGTCCGCGGCCAGGCGCTCGGGCCCCGGGCGCGGGGCGCTGCGCGAGCCCGAGCACGCGGCCAGCAGGCCCAGGGACGCCATACCACCGGCCCGCAGCAGGAGCCTGCGCGTGATCATCGAGTCCCTCCTGTCTCGGGTGCGGGCAGTGTCCGGGTCATCCTAATGCGATGACATCCGCGCTACCTGGGTGAGACGGAACGCAGCGCCGGGTGGAGCGCTCAGGAGGACCGCTCAGGGGGACCGCTCAGGAGGACTCGGCGGAGTAGAGCTCGATGCCCGCCCCGGGGACGGCCTCGATGAGCTCGCGCGTGTAGTCCTGGCGGGGGCTGGTGAAGATCTCCTCGGTGTGGCCGGCCTCCACCAGGCGCCCGTGCTCCATGACGACGACGTCGTCGGCGACCTGGCGGACCACGGCCAGGTCGTGGGTGATGAACAGGTAGGTCAGGTCCAGCTCGCCCTGGAGGTTGGCCAGCAGGCGCAGGATCTGGGCCTGGACCAGGACGTCGAGGGCGGAGACGGCCTCATCGAGGACGACGATCTCGGGCTTGAGGGCCAGTGCCCTGGCGATGGCCACGCGCTGGCGCTGCCCGCCGGAGAGCTCGTTGGGATAGCGTCGCATCACCGAGCGGGGCAGGGCCACCATGTCCAGCAGCTCCGCCACGCGGTCCTTGCGCTCCTGGGCCGAGCCGATGCGGTGCACGCGCAGGGGCTCCTCGATGACCCGGTAGATGGAGTACATGGGGTCCAGGGACCCGTAGGGGTTCTGGAAGACCGGCTGCATGCGCCGGCGCAGGTCGAACAGCTCGGCGCGCCCCAGGGTGGACAGGTCCACACCGCGGTGGAAGACCTTGCCCTCAGTGGGGTCGATGAGGTTGAGGATGATGTTGGCCACCGTGGACTTGCCCGAGCCCGACTCCCCCACCAGGGCGGTGGTGGTGCCGCGGCGCACGGTGAAGGAGACGTCGTCGACGGCCTTGAGGGTCTTGTCCCCGCCCTTGGCCCCGCGGATGTCGAAGACCTTGGTCAGGTGCTCGACGCGAAGGATCTCATCGGCGTCCTGGCTGTCCCCATGGACCCCGATCTCATCCTCGGCGATCTCCACGCCGGCGGCGTGGGCGGCCTCGATGCGGGCCGAGGCCAGGGAGGGGGCGGCCCGTACGAGGCGCTGGGTGTAGGGATGGCGAGGATCCTGGAGGACCTCCAGGCTCGGACCGGACTCGACCACGCGGCCGCGGTGCATGACGACGATGTGCTCGGCGCGCTCCGCGGCCAGCCCCAGGTCATGGGTGATGAAGAGCATCGCGGTGCCCAGCTCGCGCACCTGGGTGCCCAGGTGGTCGAGGATCCGCCGCTGGACGGTGACGTCCAG
This genomic interval carries:
- a CDS encoding VanW family protein encodes the protein MSQTPPLGERPDHELSPGMNGRGIQPAPGRMGPGTTGMLPRIVWPLPAEPQAGPQADDAEQDAERRAEAQAEADAQQADGEQGDRTQAPAAQEDAQSRQAQQEDLSESLADVLADALGADPGIDEAERAVEAEQTAEAEQVAEAEQATAAEQTAEAERAPEAEQAAEVAGAELSGEAERTEQPEAEGAADEVGADQVSADEQDSDGLVAEEPAEPVSAQAASQEPEPTATGQAPAVEATLPTDEAPAVEEPPAEEPTAEEPAGEPGAAGASPAALPAAAEPEQDASPDSTGASAAEPASELPLGPAPTPDAAAPDAAPVPAGPDSAGPDSVAPDSVAPDTAEATGGQSPDRDAPSSPISPMKPPMSPVSPAIPPTIPPSTPPSARTPATGHASAHSTALDAPTDPRSSVIRDPESLPPSISPGARAQASRRPSGGTAGRRADLVPPLSPAAQAGRGAGAPGAIPVIEPAAPAASSGSSASAASADPAEPTDSAPTAPPSLRAAASAASAGGAGGTGGAASAAAVHSPLPPRAPAAAPKTTPARISPAKTAPAKTSPAKTAPAKAGPGSGAAAAGSATAGPTTGDSAQTKDAGSAGQTASAAHAPTSGSRRRLLPLAVAAGLLLAVWGGLAWWTSTHIAQGTTVSGVDISGLRPDAAQARLTEKLGAQLAQPVTLTVGQGSSELVPGEAGVALDVKATMREVSGFTLNPITIAQRLGGAQSQAVLSVNADTLNGALEDRIDSMANGTVSATVALDGTEIVTTPASQGVGLDVKASVEQLRKDWPLGQSTIPLVEGTATPAITDEEASTFVETTLRPMLSGDLTVTAAGTAVEGKATSTTATLSPETLASMTTIDTSGGKLSLVLDPESLRQSVVEAIGPVESPAVNASWTIDGSQGGAAGATPQYVAPAKGEGIDIPALTQALIKAGAAGSDAAARTVTLPITVLEPTVTTAQADWGITEPIGEYATPYNAGDEARTQNLRRGAELVNGTVLQPGETFSLEAALGEVDYSTGFTDAGVIQDGNHVDSLGGGLSQIATTVFNGGFEAGMDDVEHHPHQYYFDRYPAGREATLWTGNLDVKFKNSTPYGVLVQAWLDGEQVHVRLWSTTYYQVEITESERYNYRPVVTERKSGPSCEPYFGGNAGFDITVTRKRSHNGESLPDDVLTTAYAADNNIVCE
- the typA gene encoding translational GTPase TypA, which codes for MSVRQDLRNVAIVAHVDHGKTTLVDAMLWEAGAFGARATQETTGERVMDSGELEREKGITILAKNTAVHYAGPAARQAGLADGVTINVIDTPGHADFGGEVERGLSMVDGVVLLVDASEGPLPQTRFVLRKALAASLPVILVVNKVDRPDSRLAEVVSESTDLLLSLASDLADENPDIDLDAVLDVPVIYASAKARRADTQAPAQGELPASTDLEPLFRTIIERIPGPTYEEGAPLQAHVTNLDASPFLGRLALLRIHNGTLRKGQAVAWARHDGTVTSARISELLVTEGLDRRPAEEAHAGDIVAVAGIEEITIGESLVDPEDPRPLPLITVDDPAISVTIGINTSPMAGRTKGAKVTARQVKDRLDRELIGNVSLRVLPTSRPDAWEVQGRGELALAILVEQMRREGFELTVGKPQVVVRMVDGKRYEPVERMTIDVPEEYLGAVTQLMAARKGRMETMTNHGTGWIRMEFLVPARGLIGLRTQFLTETRGTGIASSIAEGHEPWAGPIASRTTGSLVSDRAGAVTAYALIRLADRGTFFVEPTQETYEGQVVGENPRGEDMDVNVVREKQQTNMRSATADSFEGLTPPRRLTLEEALEFAAEDECVEVTPEAVRIRKVILNSQERFRENARRRRAEA
- a CDS encoding ABC transporter family substrate-binding protein gives rise to the protein MITRRLLLRAGGMASLGLLAACSGSRSAPRPGPERLAADNTVPTRRTSLQRGGQVIIALPQWLGNLNPMHQQGAVPANALLQTFTGVSNWDYGGDGSFTPRTEYCLDVTTVQVSGRTRVVLSLNPEAVWNSGEPISAADYRALLALATASVGDERLALPQGWDRIESIEAGKDQFEVVVTFSTIYPHWPATLATIVPAALSADMEAFSSWTDVALADHATGPFRVGSADAQHQALTLEANPRWWGDPALLTRVVLSAVEASAAGQDYAQERIDVLHNITDPGIYDDCRGRAGATVRQAMGLSWRRLVINGKAGLLTDLELRKALTKGLDRSAIAARALTGMPVQTEALMTGNHIFSPSDFRYQDNTGRMGLNPAEAMEALETQGWIVSGKGEIRSKDGQRLSVGLLSTPDNAAQGEARAVRECLRAIGIEIIIETVDEATFRVRTQAGSFETAVLPQTTGRHPLERVASLYGQGSTGAGTGLTSPEVEELVRLMEVEGHDDTRFELANEIDRKIWDLSADIPLYVIPEMTAVPDGLVNYGSFGMLSPHVEDIGYMRGSAAVSGRTDQK
- a CDS encoding dipeptide ABC transporter ATP-binding protein, which gives rise to MTTHTTHTTQSDSAPQGSYQQDGQSPLLEIKDLQIAFRSTTGMVPAVRGASLTVYPGQSVAIVGESGSGKSTVANAVIGLLPGTGRVTGGSILFKGEDIAQAPAKRMVQLRGSQIGLVPQDPMSSLNPVWSIGFQVREALRANGLAGVADDRLARIAAERAAGSEGEAPAEGAEGETPVEDEAPTEGETPAEGPRRIPVAEQVALLLEEAGLPDAARRARQYPHEFSGGMRQRALIAIGLAARPDLLIADEPTSALDVTVQRRILDHLGTQVRELGTAMLFITHDLGLAAERAEHIVVMHRGRVVESGPSLEVLQDPRHPYTQRLVRAAPSLASARIEAAHAAGVEIAEDEIGVHGDSQDADEILRVEHLTKVFDIRGAKGGDKTLKAVDDVSFTVRRGTTTALVGESGSGKSTVANIILNLIDPTEGKVFHRGVDLSTLGRAELFDLRRRMQPVFQNPYGSLDPMYSIYRVIEEPLRVHRIGSAQERKDRVAELLDMVALPRSVMRRYPNELSGGQRQRVAIARALALKPEIVVLDEAVSALDVLVQAQILRLLANLQGELDLTYLFITHDLAVVRQVADDVVVMEHGRLVEAGHTEEIFTSPRQDYTRELIEAVPGAGIELYSAESS